One part of the Dermacentor andersoni chromosome 2, qqDerAnde1_hic_scaffold, whole genome shotgun sequence genome encodes these proteins:
- the LOC140216091 gene encoding uncharacterized protein translates to MSYVWLLNMKTDEAKQTLLDAGPLLVKNRPCLVIDPARQELRIKLHWVAFDVTSETIRRAFREYGEIKEVISDRWKAEDFEGAESTTRLVRLLLRDGVTPDRIPHQMRLGSGTALVVVPGRAPLCLRCHNTGHIRRECRVPRCAACRAFGHEQANCTRSYARVASVGGEADRSEMLMDEEEAESVAGMVASISDAAAVTASNSSAGSQENKAADARTADATLEDASTGKYEEGSAERPSETHSLGKQLPLSASGSGEKTAELKTAVSEVVATLEDSDSTDEAAMDAETTPTKRRLSKASTASQDTRLRATERRGTEPGTKKPRVATSHQRSASLTRGGGKSTP, encoded by the coding sequence ATGTCGTACGTGTGGCTGCTGAACATGAAGACAGATGAGGCAAAGCAGACGCTGCTAGACGCCGGACCACTACTGGTGAAGAACCGGCCATGCCTCGTCATTGATCCAGCGAGGCAAGAACTCAGGATTAAGCTACATTGGGTCGCGTTCGACGTCACCTCTGAGACCATTCGACGAGCCTTCCGAGAGTATGGCGAGATAAAGGAAGTCATCAGTGATCGGTGGAAGGCCGAGGACTTTGAGGGCGCCGAGTCAACGACTCGTCTAGTGCGTCTTCTGCTGCGCGATGGTGTCACACCAGACCGCATCCCACATCAGATGCGTCTTGGTAGCGGCACTGCGCTAGTGGTTGTGCCTGGACGCGCCCCGTTATGCCTGCGTTGTCACAACACTGGACACATACGACGTGAATGCCGAGTGCCCAGGTGTGCTGCCTGCCGAGCGTTCGGGCATGAGCAGGCTAATTGTACTCGCTCGTACGCCAGAGTTGCAAGCGTAGGCGGTGAAGCAGACCGGAGCGAGATGCTCATGGACGAAGAGGAAGCGGAGAGCGTGGCTGGGATGGTGGCGTCTATCAGCGACGCGGCCGCAGTGACGGCGTCCAACAGCTCAGCAGGTTCGCAAGAGAACAAGGCTGCAGACGCTCGGACAGCAGACGCCACTCTGGAAGACGCTTCGACAGGAAAGTACGAAGAAGGTTCGGCAGAGCGCCCTTCTGAAACCCACTCTTTAGGAAAGCAGCTGCCACTAAGTGCGTCCGGGAGTGGTGAGAAAACAGCTGAACTCAAGACCGCAGTAAGCGAGGTCGTTGCGACGCTCGAAGACAGTGATTCGACGGATGAGGCTGCAATGGACGCCGAGACAACACCTACGAAGCGCCGACTCAGCAAAGCAAGCACGGCTTCTCAAGACACCCGGCTACGAGCAACGGAGAGGCGTGGGACCGAGCCTGGAACCAAAAAGCCTCGGGTGGCCACCAGCCATCAGCGGTCGGCGTCGCTTACACGCGGCGGCGGCAAGTCGACGCCCTGA